In one Amaranthus tricolor cultivar Red isolate AtriRed21 chromosome 8, ASM2621246v1, whole genome shotgun sequence genomic region, the following are encoded:
- the LOC130820992 gene encoding myb family transcription factor PHL8-like, with translation MDHLQNMISQDMNLVLSTDAKPRLKWTPELHQQFVDAVNQLGGPERATPKGLMRVMGIPGLTLYHLKSHLQKYRLGINQQHLETCSESKSDAADYKENPSINMLKLFSEEKEINDPTQNQVDENIRISQAIEIQMEVQKKLHEQIEVQRHLQLRIEAQGKYLQKVLKKAHETISNYNCSETGLEHAKAELSQLVSMVNSSSFSSLTDATDLSCTMRYTGCSNESSLTSSESSGRGDEEFEKGSHENCMFILPLLDDSRTEELGSRKRSRNTVYENNRVEQTGCKKSKFGFLETIDLNSQCGNDLDLGSRQPIDLNSKE, from the exons ATGGATCATCTTCAAAATATGATATCTCAAGACATGAACTTAGTTTTATCTACTGATGCCAAACCCAGGCTTAAATGGACTCCTGAACTTCATCAACAATTCGTCGATGCAGTCAATCAGCTTGGAGGGCCGGAGA GGGCAACACCAAAGGGTCTAATGAGAGTGATGGGAATTCCAGGACTCACTCTGTATCACCTCAAGAGTCATTTACAG AAATACAGGCTTGGAATAAATCAACAGCACTTAGAAACCTGCAGTGAATCTAAATCAGATGCTGCAGATTACAAAGAAAACCCCAGCATAAATATGCTTAAACTTTTCAGTGAGGAAAAGGAAATAAATGATCCTACTCAAAATCAGGTTGATGA AAATATCCGAATATCGCAAGCTATAGAAATACAAATGGAGGTACAGAAAAAACTCCATGAACAAATTGAG GTACAAAGGCACTTACAGCTACGAATCGAAGCACAAGGAAAGTATTTACAGAAGGTTTTGAAGAAAGCACATGAGACTATTTCTAATTACAACTGTTCAGAAACTGGATTAGAACATGCCAAAGCTGAACTGTCTCAATTAGTCTCAATGGTTAATAGTTCATCATTCTCTAGTCTAACAGATGCAACTGATTTATCCTGTACAATGAGATATACAGGATGTTCTAATGAAAGCTCCTTGACTTCATCTGAGAGCTCGGGTAGAGGAGACGAGGAATTCGAAAAGGGTAGCCATGAAAATTGTATGTTTATTCTACCATTGCTAGATGATTCAAGAACAGAAGAATTGGGTTCAAGAAAGAGGAGCAGAAACACAGTTTATGAGAACAATAGGGTAGAACAAACAGGTTGCAAGAAATCAAAGTTTGGATTTTTGGAGACAATTGATCTGAATAGTCAATGTGGGAATGACTTAGATTTAGGCTCAAGACAACCAATAGACTTGAACTCAAAGGAATAG